Proteins encoded in a region of the Ruegeria sp. AD91A genome:
- a CDS encoding YcjX family protein, with the protein MVISSLADSLVRGVETLGDSVSETFFEPVIRLGVTGLARSGKTVFITSLVANLLDRGRMTGLVAQQEGRINAAFLQPQPDDTVPRFDYETHLSALTGPTPHWPDSTRAVSELRLSFKARPAGLLAGLQGPRTVHLDIVDYPGEWLLDLALLDKSYSVWSQETLTRIETRSEAAGYLAQVNAADPSGAHDEPTAQALASSFTTYLNQAREAGYYDCTPGRFLLPGDLAGSPVLTFAPLVASGPSRRRTLQREMERRYEAYKAQVVKPFFRDHFSRIDRQVVLVDALGAIHKGPQAVEDMRRGMADILSAFRPGRNAWLSQLLLGKRVERILFAATKADHLHHTQHPRLTAIIEALTREARDRANFAGARTEALSLASLRATTEELRNHNGTELPCVRGTLLDSGKQAAFYPGELPEDPAHLLGPARNGADAWLGEDYGFMAFAPAQLTLKPGDGPPHIRLDRAAQFLIGDRL; encoded by the coding sequence TTGGTCATCTCATCACTGGCAGACAGCCTTGTGCGCGGCGTCGAAACCCTAGGCGACAGCGTATCCGAGACGTTTTTTGAGCCTGTCATCCGCCTGGGTGTCACGGGGTTGGCGCGGTCGGGCAAAACGGTTTTCATCACCTCGCTGGTGGCGAACCTGCTGGATCGGGGGCGCATGACCGGGTTGGTTGCGCAGCAGGAAGGTCGGATCAACGCCGCTTTTCTGCAACCGCAGCCGGATGACACTGTACCCCGGTTCGATTATGAAACGCACCTGTCCGCCCTGACCGGTCCGACACCGCACTGGCCAGACAGCACGCGCGCGGTTTCAGAACTGCGCCTATCCTTCAAAGCCCGCCCAGCCGGTTTGCTTGCTGGCTTGCAGGGACCGCGCACCGTTCATCTGGACATTGTCGATTACCCCGGAGAATGGCTTCTGGATCTGGCCTTGCTGGACAAGTCGTATTCAGTCTGGTCTCAGGAAACACTGACACGTATCGAGACCCGTTCGGAGGCTGCCGGGTATCTGGCCCAGGTCAACGCCGCAGACCCGTCCGGGGCACATGACGAGCCGACCGCGCAGGCGCTGGCATCGTCGTTTACGACCTATCTCAATCAGGCACGTGAAGCCGGGTATTACGACTGTACCCCTGGACGGTTCCTGTTGCCGGGGGATCTGGCAGGTTCTCCGGTCCTGACCTTTGCGCCGTTGGTGGCGTCTGGCCCGTCGCGGCGCAGAACGCTTCAACGCGAGATGGAACGGCGATACGAAGCTTACAAAGCTCAGGTCGTGAAACCGTTTTTTCGGGATCACTTCTCGCGGATCGACCGGCAGGTGGTTCTGGTTGACGCGCTGGGCGCTATTCATAAGGGTCCGCAGGCGGTCGAGGATATGCGCCGTGGCATGGCTGATATCCTGTCGGCCTTTCGCCCCGGCCGAAATGCGTGGCTCAGCCAATTGCTGTTGGGAAAACGGGTTGAACGCATTTTGTTTGCGGCGACAAAAGCCGACCATTTGCACCACACGCAGCATCCCCGCCTCACCGCGATCATTGAAGCATTGACGCGGGAGGCGCGCGATCGGGCGAATTTCGCCGGGGCCCGGACCGAGGCCCTGTCTCTGGCATCGCTGCGCGCGACGACCGAAGAATTGCGCAATCACAACGGGACAGAACTGCCATGCGTTCGGGGTACCTTGTTGGATAGTGGGAAACAGGCTGCCTTCTACCCCGGTGAATTGCCCGAGGATCCAGCGCATCTGTTGGGCCCGGCCCGAAATGGGGCTGATGCGTGGTTGGGCGAAGACTACGGCTTCATGGCCTTTGCCCCGGCCCAGTTAACCTTGAAACCCGGAGACGGCCCGCCGCATATCCGACTGGATCGTGCCGCCCAGTTTTTGATTGGAGATCGGTTGTGA
- the truA gene encoding tRNA pseudouridine(38-40) synthase TruA, giving the protein MPRYALKVEYQGEPFAGWQRQKDQPSVQGAIEQALSHIQPGAHTIAAAGRTDAGVHALGQVAHCDMVKEWDPFRLSEALNYHLKPQPVAIVNAARVTDDWHARFSAVERQYLFRILMRRAPATHDRGQVWQINHPLDVEAMQEGANMLLGHHDFTTFRSSICQAASPVKTLDELRVELVQGFSGPEVHFHVRARSFLHNQVRSFVGTLERVGAGAWAPEEVREALEAADRAACGPVCPPQGLYLARVGYLEPVFD; this is encoded by the coding sequence ATGCCCAGATACGCGTTGAAAGTTGAATACCAGGGGGAACCGTTTGCCGGATGGCAGCGGCAGAAGGATCAACCGTCCGTGCAGGGGGCAATCGAACAGGCCCTGTCCCATATCCAGCCGGGTGCGCATACGATTGCTGCCGCAGGGCGCACCGATGCTGGGGTTCATGCGTTGGGCCAGGTCGCCCATTGCGACATGGTCAAGGAATGGGACCCGTTCCGCCTGTCCGAGGCGCTGAACTATCACCTCAAACCGCAGCCGGTGGCGATCGTGAACGCCGCGCGCGTGACTGACGATTGGCACGCGCGGTTTTCGGCGGTCGAACGGCAATACCTGTTCCGCATCCTGATGCGACGCGCGCCTGCAACCCATGACAGGGGGCAGGTTTGGCAGATCAATCATCCGCTGGATGTCGAGGCCATGCAGGAAGGGGCGAACATGCTGCTGGGTCACCATGATTTCACGACCTTCAGGTCGTCGATTTGTCAGGCCGCCAGCCCGGTCAAAACTCTGGATGAGTTGCGGGTAGAACTGGTTCAGGGCTTTTCCGGCCCCGAGGTCCATTTCCACGTACGGGCACGGTCATTCCTGCACAATCAGGTGCGCAGTTTCGTCGGAACCCTGGAACGTGTGGGCGCCGGAGCGTGGGCCCCGGAAGAGGTGCGTGAGGCGTTGGAAGCTGCCGACCGTGCGGCCTGCGGCCCTGTCTGTCCGCCGCAAGGGCTGTATCTGGCGCGGGTCGGATATCTGGAACCAGTGTTCGACTGA
- a CDS encoding nickel/cobalt transporter → MSRYLIVPVALACGLLLWFWGSGGFDSLAAWAAGEQREFQNQIARSLRAARAEQPEAVATLLTVCFAYGFFHAIGPGHGKVLIGGYGLGRRVAFWRLSAISVLSSLGQAVTAVVLVYAGVLVFQMSRESLVGTTEQVMAPISYGAIVLIGLWLVVRSLRSFARGRKTTSPHDHHHDENDHTHHHHHDGEVCSDCGHRHGPTAQEVANVGSLREALILIAGIAARPCTGALFVLILTWQMGIAMVGIAGAFAMALGTALVTTLVGWTSFGLRGGLLASASATRFASVLAPTIELVAGLIIAVIASGLLLRAI, encoded by the coding sequence ATGTCCCGCTACCTGATTGTTCCGGTTGCTCTTGCCTGCGGTCTGCTGCTCTGGTTCTGGGGCAGCGGAGGCTTTGACAGTCTTGCGGCCTGGGCCGCGGGGGAGCAACGAGAATTCCAGAACCAGATTGCCCGGTCCTTGCGTGCCGCGCGTGCCGAGCAGCCCGAGGCGGTGGCAACGCTACTGACGGTCTGTTTCGCTTACGGGTTCTTTCATGCCATCGGCCCCGGCCACGGAAAGGTCCTGATCGGTGGCTACGGGTTGGGTCGGCGCGTCGCCTTTTGGCGGTTATCGGCGATCAGTGTATTGTCCAGCCTGGGGCAGGCGGTGACGGCCGTCGTACTGGTCTATGCCGGGGTGCTGGTGTTCCAGATGTCCCGTGAAAGCCTTGTCGGAACGACTGAACAGGTCATGGCTCCGATAAGCTACGGTGCAATCGTCCTTATCGGTCTTTGGCTGGTGGTTCGGTCTTTGCGCAGTTTCGCAAGGGGACGGAAAACCACATCGCCCCACGACCACCATCATGATGAAAACGATCACACGCATCATCACCACCACGATGGAGAGGTCTGTTCAGACTGTGGTCACCGCCATGGCCCAACTGCGCAAGAAGTTGCAAATGTTGGTTCACTGCGCGAGGCCCTGATCCTGATAGCTGGCATCGCGGCGCGACCGTGCACAGGTGCATTGTTCGTACTGATCCTGACGTGGCAGATGGGCATCGCGATGGTCGGTATCGCTGGGGCCTTTGCCATGGCATTGGGCACGGCGTTGGTGACGACCTTGGTGGGATGGACATCCTTTGGCCTTCGCGGAGGTCTGCTGGCCTCAGCCTCAGCAACGCGGTTCGCATCGGTGCTGGCCCCAACGATCGAACTGGTCGCCGGGCTGATCATTGCCGTGATCGCAAGTGGATTGCTTTTGCGGGCGATCTAG
- a CDS encoding DUF1007 family protein, translating to MRYLITTLILCLPMQANAHPHVFIGTGLEFIVDDAGQLTHVRVTWAYDEFYSLLVLEDMKLDQDADGILTESEEQFLTGFDMQWVEGYNGDLVVTADGNPVALSGPMEAHATVEDGRVVTTHLRAVEAGAVPATALSAKAFDETFYTAYEVTRPVTVTGPAACQMDRFDPDIDGQLAQMQAFLLTLDADYDLEENDIPLVGENFATEIRVSCPAT from the coding sequence ATGCGTTACCTTATAACCACTTTGATCCTTTGTTTGCCTATGCAGGCCAATGCCCACCCGCATGTTTTCATTGGTACCGGGCTGGAGTTTATCGTGGATGACGCTGGTCAATTGACCCATGTCCGCGTGACCTGGGCATATGACGAATTCTACTCGTTGCTGGTTCTGGAAGACATGAAGCTGGATCAGGATGCTGACGGCATTCTGACGGAAAGCGAAGAACAGTTCCTGACCGGGTTCGATATGCAGTGGGTTGAGGGATACAACGGCGATCTTGTCGTTACGGCAGACGGAAACCCGGTTGCACTTTCCGGTCCGATGGAGGCGCACGCGACAGTTGAAGACGGGCGCGTTGTCACCACGCATCTCAGGGCGGTGGAAGCTGGCGCCGTACCTGCCACGGCATTGTCCGCAAAGGCATTTGATGAGACGTTTTACACCGCCTACGAGGTGACGCGGCCCGTGACCGTCACAGGTCCTGCTGCGTGCCAGATGGATCGGTTTGACCCGGACATCGATGGACAACTTGCACAGATGCAGGCGTTCCTGCTGACACTGGACGCAGACTATGACCTCGAGGAAAACGATATTCCACTGGTCGGTGAAAACTTCGCGACCGAGATCCGTGTTTCATGTCCCGCTACCTGA
- a CDS encoding thioesterase family protein gives MAEALDFADKTYFHQRDDGAFIGNDAARGPWSAAHCHAGPVSGLIVRAAETEIGPEKMLTRLTVDLLRPLPLAGLRVAAETTRHTKTLGTTRVTVHDLDDTLCATATTMHLLRRDLGQVPNVDIDAPRIEDVVEGPFPIGEIRHDLPGFAHYSDIRYPTGGKQGAGPKTIWMRTPQLLQGEDQSPIQALCPLADCGNGISWNAPTSEMGFMNTDLTVHIHREPVSDWLASKSVSHWQPSGIGMSQSVLFDTQGPVGTALQTLVLFPPT, from the coding sequence ATGGCGGAAGCGCTGGATTTTGCGGACAAGACCTACTTTCATCAGCGCGATGACGGGGCCTTTATTGGTAACGATGCCGCGCGCGGGCCGTGGTCTGCCGCTCATTGCCACGCGGGGCCGGTCAGCGGTTTGATTGTGCGGGCCGCGGAAACCGAAATCGGCCCCGAAAAGATGCTGACCCGTCTGACCGTTGATTTGTTGCGTCCACTTCCATTGGCCGGGCTCCGTGTCGCGGCAGAGACCACGCGCCATACCAAGACGCTCGGGACCACGCGGGTCACGGTACACGATCTTGATGACACGCTCTGCGCTACGGCCACCACAATGCATCTTTTGCGGCGCGATCTGGGGCAGGTGCCGAATGTCGACATAGATGCGCCGAGGATAGAGGATGTTGTAGAGGGCCCCTTTCCAATTGGTGAAATTCGCCACGATCTGCCCGGTTTCGCCCATTACAGCGATATTCGCTATCCGACAGGGGGAAAACAGGGTGCTGGGCCCAAAACAATTTGGATGCGTACTCCGCAGCTTTTGCAAGGCGAGGATCAGTCGCCCATTCAGGCGCTGTGTCCTTTGGCCGATTGTGGCAACGGTATCTCATGGAATGCGCCAACCTCGGAAATGGGGTTCATGAATACTGACCTGACCGTGCATATCCACCGTGAACCGGTTTCGGACTGGCTGGCCTCGAAGTCGGTTTCGCATTGGCAGCCTTCCGGTATCGGCATGTCTCAATCCGTGCTCTTCGATACGCAGGGTCCGGTGGGTACTGCGCTGCAAACACTGGTTCTGTTTCCGCCGACCTGA
- a CDS encoding glyoxylate/hydroxypyruvate reductase A: MALLIETGLSNWISDDDIARSLQAVLPDADIRTADTLGNPDDITMLAVVDMQRDHPTRLSNLKLVQKLGAGVETIVSHPGLPGHVRIARLKPDAPAQGIAEWFLAYILRAQRHMAFHEAAQTRAEWSPRAPVFTPDTVVGVLGLGHIGARTARMLHAVGFQVMGWSRTPKAIEGATCLHGQDALPALLGQCDHVCAILPSTPQTAGLFDARMLAAMKPGSQLLNAGRGNLIDEGALIAALDAGVPGHAVLDVTSREPLPQDSPLWRHPGVTITPHVSGWHLGDALSDVAENFQRLCSGAPLLHEVNRDQGY; encoded by the coding sequence ATGGCGTTGTTGATCGAAACCGGGTTGTCCAACTGGATAAGTGATGACGACATTGCCCGCAGTTTACAGGCGGTGTTGCCGGATGCGGATATCCGCACCGCCGATACGTTGGGAAATCCGGATGACATAACAATGCTGGCCGTGGTTGATATGCAACGTGACCACCCGACGCGACTGTCCAACCTGAAACTGGTACAAAAGCTGGGTGCAGGGGTGGAAACCATTGTCAGTCATCCCGGTTTGCCCGGTCACGTTCGCATCGCCCGCCTGAAGCCTGACGCACCGGCGCAGGGCATTGCCGAGTGGTTTCTTGCCTATATCCTGCGCGCTCAGCGACACATGGCATTTCACGAAGCGGCCCAAACCCGCGCCGAGTGGTCCCCGCGCGCACCGGTTTTTACGCCGGACACCGTAGTCGGCGTTCTGGGTCTTGGTCACATCGGTGCCCGCACCGCGCGGATGCTGCACGCCGTGGGCTTTCAGGTGATGGGCTGGAGCCGTACGCCCAAAGCCATCGAAGGCGCAACTTGTTTGCATGGGCAGGACGCGTTGCCCGCGCTTCTTGGCCAATGCGACCACGTTTGCGCAATCCTGCCCTCGACCCCTCAAACCGCTGGCCTGTTTGATGCCCGGATGCTGGCGGCGATGAAACCCGGCAGTCAGTTGCTGAACGCGGGGCGCGGAAATCTGATTGATGAGGGCGCTCTCATCGCGGCACTGGACGCAGGTGTTCCGGGGCATGCCGTGTTGGACGTCACGTCGCGGGAACCTTTGCCACAAGACAGCCCGTTATGGCGCCACCCCGGCGTTACGATCACGCCACATGTTTCGGGCTGGCATCTGGGCGATGCGTTGTCGGATGTGGCTGAAAACTTCCAACGCCTCTGTTCTGGCGCGCCCTTGCTACATGAAGTCAATCGCGATCAGGGCTATTGA